One Gammaproteobacteria bacterium genomic window, GCCAGCTCGCAGGCCGCGCTGCCCTACCTGCTCGATGCCGACAACCCGCACATCCTGAACCTCTCGCCGCCCCTGAGCATGGAGGCGCGCTGGTTCAAGAACCACACCGCCTACACCATGTCGAAGTTCGGCATGAGCATGTGCGTGCTGGGCATGGCGGCCGAATTTGCCGACCGTGGCCTTGCAGTCAATGCGCTGTGGCCCAAGACAGTGATCGCGACCGCGGCCATTGCCATGCTTGGCGGCATGGTCGAACCCAAGAACTGCCGCACGACCGATATCGTTGCCGACGCCGCGCATGCCATTCTCTGTCGCGATTCCAGCGAATGCACAGGCAATTTCTTCATCGACGAGGAGGTCCTGAAGGAAGCAGGCGTAAGCGACTTCGACAAGTACGCTGTCGAGCCGGGCCAGCCCCTGCTGCCGGACTTCTTCCTGCCAGGCATGGAATATCCCAGCATGAAGTAGGCTCAAGCCGAGTCGCGATGTTTGCCGGCCCTGCGCAATCCAAAGCGCAGGGCTTTTCTTTTCAAGCGTTCGCCACGACCCAGGCTCTCTACCCGCAATCCGGACAGTCTTTCCAGCTGGCTGGTAATTTCCCGCGCAGCCGCCTTGCCCGGAATGTTCTCGACGATGTCCTGGCGCC contains:
- a CDS encoding NAD(P)-dependent oxidoreductase, whose protein sequence is MGSRQDSLKGKTMFITGGSRGIGLAIAKRAAADGANIVIAAKTTKPHPKLPGTIYTAAEECEAAGGKALPLQVDIREETEIAAAMKKAAQEFGGIDILVNNASAINLTGTLETRMKRFDLMFGVNVRGTFASSQAALPYLLDADNPHILNLSPPLSMEARWFKNHTAYTMSKFGMSMCVLGMAAEFADRGLAVNALWPKTVIATAAIAMLGGMVEPKNCRTTDIVADAAHAILCRDSSECTGNFFIDEEVLKEAGVSDFDKYAVEPGQPLLPDFFLPGMEYPSMK